A stretch of Malus sylvestris chromosome 11, drMalSylv7.2, whole genome shotgun sequence DNA encodes these proteins:
- the LOC126589665 gene encoding gamma-interferon-responsive lysosomal thiol protein isoform X2 gives MASSFTPSFLHLHLLFLICSVSLSPTSAAYSESRSSSNKVRVELYYETLCPDSYQFIVNDLIKLFETGIISVADLKLYPYGNARVGSNSTITCQHGPSECLLNTVEACAIEIWPALNDHFPFIYCVESLVYEHKYPQWESCYEKLGLDSKPIAECYSSGLGKELELQYAAETSALQPPHQYVPWVVVDGQPLYEDYENFLSYVCNAYNGTTALEACSKISLNTRKSSKSTHSVRCEGNMPAVLGRIGSTIKSWIRQMNLAIWM, from the exons ATGGCCTCCTCATTTACTCCTTCtttcctccacctccacctcctctTCCTCATCTGCTCCGTTTCGCTCTCTCCAACCTCCGCCGCTTATTCCGAGAGCAGAAGCAGTAGCAACAAAGTCAGAGTGGAGCTCTACTATGAAACGCTTTGTCCCGACAGTTATCAATTCATTGTCAATGATCTGATCAAGCTCTTCGAAACCGGAATCATCTCCGTCGCCGATCTGAAGCTCTATCCCTACGGCAACGCCAGGGTTGGATCCAACAGCACCATCACTTGCCAG CATGGTCCGTCTGAATGTTTATTGAACACTGTGGAAGCCTGTGCGATCGAGATCTGGCCTGCACTG AACGATCATTTTCCTTTCATTTATTGCGTTGAGAGTTTGGTTTATGAGCACAAGTATCCCCAGTGGGAGTCATGTTACGAGAAACTGGGCTTGGATTCAAAACCTATTGCTGAATGCTACAGCAGTGGACTTGGCAAAGAG CTTGAACTACAGTATGCAGCTGAAACCAGTGCACTCCAGCCTCCACATCAGTATGTGCCATGGGTAGTTGTGGATGGACAGCCACTTTATGAG GACTACGAAAACTTCCTGAGCTATGTCTGCAATGCCTATAATGGCACCACCGCCCTCGAGGCCTGCAGTAAAATATCCCTCAATACCAGGAAAAGTTCCAAATCTACCCATTCCGTTCGCTGCGAGGGAAATATGCCAGCAGTATTAGGAAGAATAGGATCGACCATAAAATCGTGGATCCGTCAAATGAACCTGGCAATTTGGATGTAG
- the LOC126589665 gene encoding gamma-interferon-responsive lysosomal thiol protein isoform X1 encodes MASSRLESRTLSFSLLSCLFLVAMFTPPSSSAARTPPSDSGKVSLALYYESLCPYSANFIVNYLVKLFEDDLISIVDLKLSPWGNAKLRSNDTFTCQHGPSECLLNTVEACAIEIWPALNDHFPFIYCVESLVYEHKYPQWESCYEKLGLDSKPIAECYSSGLGKELELQYAAETSALQPPHQYVPWVVVDGQPLYEDYENFLSYVCNAYNGTTALEACSKISLNTRKSSKSTHSVRCEGNMPAVLGRIGSTIKSWIRQMNLAIWM; translated from the exons ATGGCGTCCTCTCGGCTCGAAAGTAGAaccctttctttttctcttctgtCCTGCCTCTTCTTGGTTGCTATGTTCACACCCCCTTCTTCTTCCGCAGCCAGAACTCCGCCTTCGGATTCTGGTAAAGTTTCGTTGGCTTTGTATTATGAGTCCCTCTGCCCCTACAGTGCCAACTTCATTGTGAATTACCTTGTCAAGCTCTTCGAAGACGACCTCATCTCCATTGTTGATCTCAAGCTTTCTCCTTGGGGTAATGCCAAGCTCAGAAGCAACGACACATTCACTTGCCAG CATGGTCCGTCTGAATGTTTATTGAACACTGTGGAAGCCTGTGCGATCGAGATCTGGCCTGCACTG AACGATCATTTTCCTTTCATTTATTGCGTTGAGAGTTTGGTTTATGAGCACAAGTATCCCCAGTGGGAGTCATGTTACGAGAAACTGGGCTTGGATTCAAAACCTATTGCTGAATGCTACAGCAGTGGACTTGGCAAAGAG CTTGAACTACAGTATGCAGCTGAAACCAGTGCACTCCAGCCTCCACATCAGTATGTGCCATGGGTAGTTGTGGATGGACAGCCACTTTATGAG GACTACGAAAACTTCCTGAGCTATGTCTGCAATGCCTATAATGGCACCACCGCCCTCGAGGCCTGCAGTAAAATATCCCTCAATACCAGGAAAAGTTCCAAATCTACCCATTCCGTTCGCTGCGAGGGAAATATGCCAGCAGTATTAGGAAGAATAGGATCGACCATAAAATCGTGGATCCGTCAAATGAACCTGGCAATTTGGATGTAG